A segment of the Corylus avellana chromosome ca2, CavTom2PMs-1.0 genome:
AAGGTAAACCAATATAATTGCATACCCATGTCTTTACACTATATGAACCTGCCATATAAACACAAATTACCACCCCTAAGCAACACCTCCTGATATCGTCCATTAAATAAAGGCAGTCATAACACCACAGCCATGGTCCATGATCCACTACTAGCCATAATACAAGTGCTAGCATCAATCACAACCAATACCTCGGCCATTGTCACCACCATGACACAGCCACCATAAAGGAtgagaaaatttatataatGTGGCACAAGGATATCCCTAGGACAGTATTCTAATCCCTGGCTGGCTAAAAAGCAGGTCATATTAGCAACTTTACAAACCTACGCTTGTAAATCATTCAGATCCTTTCATCACTTTATACGGCGAGCATGTAGATACAAATTCTCTGACAATTCCTTGTGCTTGCTTGTTCTACAAATTAACATTCAACAAGAAATGGGCAATGACAAATGACATTGAGCAGAAACGTGTTTATCATGATGACATTGAGCAACATCAAACACAAACCCCACCATCCACTTCCCTTTCATCAATTGCTAGAAATGATAAACTTATAAGccaattcaacaataatttcactttataaagcaaaagaaaagctAAAGCAGTTTGATACCAGCTTCCCTCAAAGAATCAACGACAGCTTTGACCTTACCATGATATTTCTGTTCTCTCTTCAAGTCAATGGAAACAGCTGGGATATCTTTGAGAAGCAGGCGCTCCCCCAATATTTTTCCAATCTTTGCAGCAGCAGCCACATCCCGACTAGATTCCATGCTTGGCCTCAAGGCCTTCTCCTGTGAGCTTGCAGAAGAGGCAACAGTGGCGGTTGGTGTGTGTATCACCTGGGCACTTACAAACTTGTTTGTGAAGTGCATCTTCAGGACATAAGGCTTAAGATACTTGATAATTCTTGGAGGCCTAACAGGTGGAGGAATAACCATTCTGTTTCACATATGAGTTGAATCAAGTATAGAACTGAGATTTTTTTCATAATCTGAGATAACATACAAGAGaacattataatttataaggaTAAAATATCTCAAACGATTTTCTCTTGCCTGGAATATATTACGACCTGTGACTTTTGAT
Coding sequences within it:
- the LOC132171038 gene encoding uncharacterized protein LOC132171038 isoform X1, with translation MVIPPPVRPPRIIKYLKPYVLKMHFTNKFVSAQVIHTPTATVASSASSQEKALRPSMESSRDVAAAAKIGKILGERLLLKDIPAVSIDLKREQKYHGKVKAVVDSLREAGIKLL
- the LOC132171038 gene encoding uncharacterized protein LOC132171038 isoform X2, with translation MVIPPPVRPPRIIKYLKPYVLKMHFTNKFVSAQVIHTPTATVASSASSQEKALRPSMESSRDVAAAAKIGKILGERLLLKDIPAVSIDLKREQKYHEQASTRNCQRICIYMLAV